In one Mesorhizobium australicum genomic region, the following are encoded:
- a CDS encoding DUF1852 domain-containing protein: MSHTIFAASVQGVPRLDRRQITPGNDFAFRIDSIRFDEDYRPSEKTRVTTNFANLARGANRQENLRKALRMIDNRFNALAHWDNPKGDRYSVELDIISVELEIGSEANGPSFPLIEMLSTTIVDHKTARRIAGVVGNNFSSYVRDYDFNVLLPAHNENQTGFSTPPDFGDLHGKLFKSFINSNAYTKRFDKPPIICISASSSRTYHRTDNQHPILGIEYRQDELSATDQYFSKMGLAVRYFMPPNSVAPLAFYFTGDLLDDYTNLELTSVISTMETFQKIYRPEIYNANSAASACYQPDLKHQDYSLTQIVYDREERSRLGVEQGRFAEKNFITPYRTMLEQWSANSAL, translated from the coding sequence ATGTCCCACACCATATTTGCAGCCTCCGTCCAGGGCGTTCCACGTCTTGATCGTCGGCAGATCACGCCGGGCAACGATTTTGCTTTTCGCATCGACAGCATTCGCTTCGATGAGGACTACCGCCCCTCGGAGAAGACGCGCGTCACCACCAACTTTGCCAACCTCGCGAGAGGGGCGAACCGGCAGGAGAATTTGCGCAAAGCCTTGCGGATGATCGACAATCGTTTCAATGCCCTGGCGCATTGGGACAACCCGAAAGGCGATCGCTATTCCGTCGAACTCGATATCATTTCGGTCGAACTCGAGATCGGCTCAGAGGCCAACGGTCCCTCCTTCCCGCTCATCGAAATGCTGAGCACGACGATCGTTGACCACAAGACTGCCAGGCGGATCGCAGGCGTCGTGGGCAACAACTTCTCCTCCTACGTGCGCGACTACGACTTCAATGTTCTGCTCCCCGCACACAACGAGAACCAGACCGGCTTCAGCACTCCGCCTGATTTTGGCGATCTGCACGGAAAGCTGTTCAAGTCATTCATCAACTCAAACGCCTACACGAAGCGGTTCGATAAGCCTCCCATCATATGCATCAGCGCGTCGAGCAGCAGGACCTATCACCGAACCGACAACCAGCATCCTATCCTGGGTATCGAATATCGGCAGGACGAACTCTCCGCGACCGATCAGTATTTCAGCAAAATGGGCTTGGCCGTTCGCTACTTCATGCCTCCGAACAGCGTTGCGCCGCTGGCTTTCTATTTCACCGGCGACCTGCTTGACGACTACACCAATCTCGAGCTGACCAGCGTCATCAGCACGATGGAGACGTTCCAGAAGATCTACCGTCCCGAGATATACAACGCCAACTCTGCCGCAAGCGCGTGCTACCAACCCGACCTGAAGCATCAGGACTACTCCCTAACGCAGATCGTCTACGACCGGGAAGAACGAAGCCGCCTGGGTGTCGAGCAGGGACGGTTCGCGGAGAAGAACTTCATCACGCCTTACCGGACCATGCTCGAGCAGTGGTCGGCCAATTCCGCTCTCTGA
- a CDS encoding methionine synthase, with protein sequence MKTLLPTSTAGSLPKPSWLAEPEKLWSPWKLQGEELIAGKQDALRLSLDDQRQAGIDIVSDGEQTRQHFVTTFIEHLSGVDFEKRETVRIRNRYDASVPTVVGAVSRQKPVFVEDARFLRQQTMQPIKWALPGPMTMIDTLYDSHYGSREKLAWEFAKILNEEARELEAAGIDIIQFDEPAFNVFFDEVNDWGVATLERAIEGLKCETAVHICYGYGIKANTDWKRTLGSEWRQYEETFPKLQKSSIDLISLECHNSHVPMDLIELIRGKKVMVGAIDVATHAVETPEDVADTLRKALRFVDADKLYPCTNCGMAPLPRQVATGKLKALSAGAEIVRRELAA encoded by the coding sequence ATGAAAACACTGTTGCCCACTTCGACCGCCGGCAGCCTGCCGAAACCTTCCTGGCTGGCAGAGCCCGAGAAGCTCTGGTCTCCCTGGAAACTGCAGGGCGAGGAACTGATCGCGGGCAAGCAGGATGCCCTGCGTCTCTCCCTCGACGATCAGCGGCAGGCAGGGATTGATATCGTCAGCGACGGCGAGCAGACGCGGCAGCATTTCGTCACGACGTTCATCGAGCACCTCAGCGGCGTCGACTTCGAGAAGCGCGAGACCGTCAGGATTCGCAACCGCTATGACGCCAGCGTCCCGACGGTCGTCGGCGCCGTATCCCGCCAGAAACCCGTCTTTGTCGAAGACGCCAGGTTTCTACGGCAACAGACTATGCAGCCGATCAAATGGGCGCTGCCGGGCCCGATGACCATGATCGATACGCTTTACGACAGCCATTACGGGAGTCGCGAGAAGCTGGCGTGGGAGTTCGCCAAGATACTCAACGAAGAGGCCAGGGAACTGGAGGCAGCCGGGATCGACATCATCCAGTTCGATGAGCCCGCCTTCAACGTGTTCTTCGACGAGGTGAATGACTGGGGTGTCGCCACCCTGGAACGAGCGATCGAAGGCCTCAAATGCGAGACCGCGGTCCATATCTGCTACGGCTACGGCATCAAGGCGAACACGGACTGGAAAAGGACCCTGGGATCGGAGTGGCGGCAATATGAGGAAACCTTCCCCAAGCTGCAGAAATCCAGCATCGATCTGATCTCGCTGGAGTGCCACAACTCCCATGTCCCGATGGATCTCATCGAGCTTATCCGCGGCAAGAAGGTGATGGTCGGCGCCATCGACGTCGCGACACACGCCGTCGAGACACCGGAAGACGTTGCCGACACGCTGCGGAAAGCGCTTCGGTTCGTTGATGCCGACAAGCTTTACCCTTGCACGAACTGCGGCATGGCCCCGCTGCCTCGCCAGGTGGCGACGGGCAAGCTGAAGGCCTTGAGTGCGGGGGCGGAAATCGTCCGAAGAGAACTCGCAGCATAG
- a CDS encoding ROK family transcriptional regulator — protein sequence MLIHGSRQLPALTGSAKAVLRRLVAEGPSTRPQIGSALGLSRPTMSAAIAELERPGYVEGMGAVQGPLGRSAVQYRVGRKAGHVMAVDAGSTHVRLRVSTFDGRLLHSRVCSLPGSQFSLNEEISRVVAQEVAAALAEAREDWGPLRALGIAVPTRVVGPDGDVAGTHQNLIFSAFSPPDGVDVLLVNNVNCAAVAEQHFGAARGHDTFAYVQIGLKIGMGLMLGGQLISGKTGSAGEIGHISFPFAPGIAPEPGAVERYLGTESLIARVQETWPREEGPAPANTSELLAMAEKGNPVAKEHVERHAADIGALVATCVSVVDPGLVVLGGGLGASPLLLPKVREVVDLLTYPVEVRTTLLGVDATVLGIEKLAVERAMGRLLGDDG from the coding sequence GTGCTGATTCATGGTTCGAGGCAGCTTCCCGCCCTGACGGGAAGCGCGAAGGCTGTTCTGCGCCGCCTGGTGGCCGAGGGACCGTCCACGCGACCGCAGATCGGCTCCGCGCTGGGCCTGTCGCGGCCGACCATGTCGGCCGCCATCGCCGAACTGGAGCGCCCCGGCTATGTCGAGGGGATGGGCGCCGTACAGGGACCGCTCGGTCGTAGCGCCGTACAGTACCGCGTCGGACGGAAGGCCGGGCATGTGATGGCGGTCGACGCTGGCTCGACCCATGTCCGCCTGCGCGTCTCGACCTTCGACGGCCGCCTTCTGCACAGCCGGGTCTGCAGCCTTCCCGGCAGCCAGTTCTCGCTGAACGAGGAAATCAGCCGCGTTGTGGCCCAGGAGGTCGCGGCCGCCCTTGCCGAGGCACGCGAAGACTGGGGACCGCTGCGGGCACTCGGCATCGCGGTTCCCACGCGGGTGGTCGGGCCTGACGGAGACGTCGCCGGCACGCACCAGAACCTCATCTTCAGCGCGTTCAGCCCACCCGACGGCGTCGATGTCCTTCTGGTCAACAACGTGAACTGTGCCGCCGTCGCCGAGCAGCACTTCGGCGCAGCCCGCGGCCACGACACGTTCGCCTACGTGCAGATCGGGCTGAAGATCGGCATGGGCCTGATGCTGGGCGGCCAGCTCATTTCGGGCAAGACCGGCTCGGCCGGCGAGATCGGCCATATCAGCTTTCCGTTCGCGCCCGGAATTGCGCCGGAGCCGGGCGCCGTCGAACGGTATCTCGGAACGGAGTCGCTGATCGCGCGCGTTCAGGAGACCTGGCCGCGCGAAGAAGGCCCGGCGCCGGCGAACACCAGCGAGCTTCTCGCCATGGCCGAGAAGGGAAATCCGGTCGCGAAAGAGCATGTCGAGCGTCATGCCGCCGATATCGGCGCGCTGGTCGCCACCTGCGTCAGCGTTGTCGATCCCGGTCTCGTCGTGCTGGGCGGCGGGCTGGGCGCGTCGCCGCTGCTGCTGCCCAAGGTGCGCGAGGTGGTGGATCTCCTGACCTATCCGGTCGAGGTGCGAACCACGTTGCTGGGCGTCGACGCGACCGTCCTCGGTATCGAGAAGCTGGCCGTCGAACGCGCCATGGGCCGGCTTCTGGGCGACGACGGCTGA
- a CDS encoding ABC transporter substrate-binding protein has protein sequence MRSKLLGSIAALIAVGSTGMAMAQDVTLEYWVYSDFAQGDALALQQEFISEFAAKHPGVKINIVGKGDADLTAGQVAGAASGNLPDVFMNGLGTGAQLVEVGALANIHDKWMAMPEDYRNQFNKSAIDNCSPAPDKMYCLPYTGYGSLMFRNLTVLEKAGIDTKTPPATWAEWLDQMKKIKEAGMFAIPDQALVFNSIAEMYAVSGDVSTWGIDWDSRKTRIDPKVMATMLQKFVDMAPLNSGTSRNDQATKDLFITDQLAFHTVGPWVNPTYAEAAKNGKLKYDFVLIPGDTAGKHGGIQNYEIVGVAPGKNFDIAWEFASYITAKEQMARWAKLLSRYNSNAAAMSEPDVAALPLISASVKAVKYAMDVQPPYLIKAVPACYPSTVVEFVSATADGDYTPEEGAAEMIAELNDCLAE, from the coding sequence ATGCGCAGTAAACTATTGGGCAGCATCGCTGCGTTGATCGCGGTCGGCTCGACCGGGATGGCGATGGCCCAGGACGTGACTTTGGAATACTGGGTCTACTCCGACTTCGCGCAAGGCGACGCGCTGGCCCTGCAGCAGGAGTTCATCAGCGAATTCGCGGCAAAGCATCCGGGCGTGAAGATCAACATCGTCGGCAAGGGCGATGCGGACCTGACAGCCGGCCAGGTGGCGGGTGCTGCGAGCGGCAACCTCCCCGATGTCTTCATGAATGGGCTCGGCACCGGCGCCCAGCTGGTCGAGGTGGGTGCGCTGGCCAACATCCACGACAAGTGGATGGCCATGCCCGAGGACTATCGCAACCAGTTCAACAAGAGCGCCATCGACAACTGCTCTCCCGCGCCGGACAAGATGTACTGCCTGCCCTACACGGGTTACGGCTCGCTGATGTTCCGCAACCTGACCGTGCTCGAAAAGGCCGGCATCGACACCAAGACGCCTCCGGCAACCTGGGCCGAATGGCTCGACCAGATGAAGAAGATCAAGGAAGCCGGGATGTTCGCCATCCCCGACCAGGCTCTGGTCTTCAATTCGATCGCCGAGATGTACGCAGTTTCCGGCGACGTCAGCACCTGGGGCATCGACTGGGACAGCCGCAAGACGCGGATCGACCCCAAGGTGATGGCCACTATGCTGCAGAAGTTCGTGGACATGGCTCCCCTGAATTCCGGAACGAGCCGCAACGACCAGGCGACGAAGGATCTGTTCATCACCGACCAGCTCGCATTCCACACGGTCGGTCCGTGGGTCAACCCGACCTATGCCGAGGCGGCGAAGAACGGCAAGCTGAAGTATGACTTCGTGCTGATCCCCGGCGACACGGCCGGCAAGCATGGCGGCATCCAGAACTACGAGATCGTCGGCGTCGCGCCGGGCAAGAACTTCGACATCGCCTGGGAGTTCGCTTCCTACATCACCGCCAAGGAGCAGATGGCGCGCTGGGCGAAGCTCCTGTCGCGCTACAATTCCAACGCGGCGGCGATGAGCGAGCCGGATGTGGCCGCGCTGCCGCTCATCTCCGCCTCGGTCAAGGCGGTGAAATACGCCATGGACGTCCAGCCGCCCTACCTCATCAAGGCAGTGCCTGCATGCTATCCGTCGACGGTGGTGGAATTCGTGTCGGCAACCGCGGATGGCGACTACACGCCGGAGGAGGGTGCCGCCGAGATGATCGCCGAGCTGAACGACTGCCTGGCCGAGTGA
- a CDS encoding carbohydrate ABC transporter permease, giving the protein MPIYRRHLPHYLMIAPFMILFAAFFLYPIFSGFFYSFHDWNGVQPPQFVGLANYEKVIGSRDFSRAMWNLLTYISITVPLGILVALGLALLVDSFTGRWASFFRNAYFMPVVLPAFLAATIWRWIYAPNFGLLNMILGWLGIPSVNFLNDTGTMIYALIAVDVWVSAGFNMVILLAGLKNIPSELYEAARLDGANKWQQIVHITVPMLGPVMFFVITYSVISAMQVFDKPWLLTGSSFSEYGGRRGALLFPVMDMMGRAFGEVRFGEASAYGFLLTIAIVSLTVLMFGVRSWRERR; this is encoded by the coding sequence ATGCCGATCTATCGCAGGCATCTGCCGCATTATCTGATGATCGCCCCGTTCATGATCCTGTTCGCGGCGTTCTTCCTGTATCCGATCTTCAGCGGCTTCTTCTACAGCTTCCACGACTGGAACGGCGTGCAGCCGCCACAGTTCGTCGGGCTTGCCAATTACGAGAAGGTCATCGGATCGCGCGACTTCTCGCGGGCGATGTGGAACCTGCTGACCTACATCTCGATCACGGTGCCGCTGGGCATCCTGGTTGCGCTGGGCCTCGCCCTCCTGGTCGACAGCTTCACTGGCCGCTGGGCGAGCTTTTTCCGCAATGCCTATTTCATGCCCGTCGTCCTTCCCGCCTTCCTGGCGGCGACGATCTGGCGCTGGATCTATGCCCCCAACTTCGGCCTCCTCAACATGATCCTTGGCTGGCTTGGGATACCTTCGGTCAATTTCCTCAACGACACCGGCACGATGATCTACGCCCTCATCGCCGTGGACGTATGGGTCTCGGCCGGGTTCAACATGGTCATCCTCCTGGCCGGGCTGAAGAACATCCCATCCGAACTCTATGAGGCCGCGCGGCTCGACGGCGCCAACAAGTGGCAGCAGATCGTCCACATCACCGTGCCCATGCTCGGCCCCGTGATGTTCTTCGTCATCACCTACAGCGTGATCTCGGCGATGCAGGTCTTCGACAAGCCCTGGCTGCTGACGGGTTCGTCCTTCTCCGAATATGGCGGCCGCCGCGGCGCGCTGCTGTTCCCGGTGATGGACATGATGGGCCGCGCCTTCGGCGAGGTCCGCTTCGGCGAGGCGTCTGCATACGGGTTCCTCCTCACCATCGCCATCGTCTCCCTGACGGTCCTCATGTTCGGCGTGCGCAGCTGGAGGGAGCGTCGATGA
- a CDS encoding carbohydrate ABC transporter permease: MSAVVSSRRVSIWIVLKWAIAIVVAIIAVFPIWWMVNVVFSLPGEPVSINPRLWPTSISAGIDKIHMIFAETGYLRAYLVSLLYAVLTIVGVLLVGSLAAFEFSQFEFPGKRILFGIVMLSLMVPTAATIIPTYLLTSSLGWLNTMQGLVVPGLASAFGLFMLVQFMRSIPRDMIEAARLDGAGHFQIYWYVALPLCRNAMITLAILTFMQTWGNYMWPLIVGTRPEMYTVGQVVGLFNAPLSHQTVDVVMTANLLAAIPPLLFFLIFQRKIVEGIAMSGSKG; this comes from the coding sequence ATGAGCGCCGTCGTTTCCTCGCGCCGCGTTTCGATCTGGATCGTCCTCAAATGGGCGATCGCGATCGTCGTCGCGATCATCGCGGTGTTCCCGATCTGGTGGATGGTCAACGTGGTCTTCTCCCTGCCCGGAGAGCCTGTCTCGATCAATCCGCGACTCTGGCCGACCTCGATTTCGGCCGGCATCGACAAGATCCATATGATCTTTGCCGAGACCGGCTACCTGCGCGCCTATCTCGTCTCGCTGCTCTACGCCGTGCTCACCATTGTTGGCGTGCTCCTGGTCGGCTCGCTCGCCGCGTTCGAGTTCTCGCAATTCGAATTCCCCGGCAAGCGCATCCTTTTCGGCATCGTCATGCTGTCCCTCATGGTCCCGACGGCCGCGACCATCATTCCGACCTATCTGCTGACGTCGTCGCTCGGCTGGCTCAACACGATGCAGGGCCTGGTGGTGCCGGGCCTCGCCTCGGCCTTCGGCCTCTTCATGCTGGTCCAGTTCATGCGCTCGATCCCGCGCGACATGATCGAGGCGGCGCGGCTCGACGGGGCGGGGCACTTCCAGATCTACTGGTACGTGGCGTTGCCGCTCTGCCGCAACGCCATGATCACGCTCGCGATCCTGACCTTCATGCAGACCTGGGGCAACTACATGTGGCCGCTGATCGTCGGCACCCGCCCCGAAATGTACACGGTCGGGCAGGTCGTGGGTCTCTTCAACGCGCCACTGTCGCACCAGACGGTCGACGTGGTCATGACGGCAAACCTCCTGGCCGCGATACCGCCGCTCCTCTTCTTCCTGATCTTCCAGCGCAAGATCGTCGAAGGCATCGCGATGTCGGGCAGCAAGGGCTGA
- a CDS encoding ABC transporter ATP-binding protein: MAFLEISSVTKSFGTVNVLQDVNLAIERGEFVVFVGPSGCGKSTLLRMITGLENPTSGTIAIEDEVVNDVEPAKRGTAMVFQSYALYPHMTVFQNMSFGLRMAGKPKDFIAGQVRQAAAILRLEKLLDRKPAQLSGGQKQRVAIGRAIVREPRVFLFDEPLSNLDAELRVQMRAELMELHRRLGTTMIYVTHDQVEAMTLADKMVVMNGGKIQQSGAPLRLYDDPDNRFVAGFVGSPKMNFLPARVAASDVSSVKLDAIGGSGSASLSFAGLPSLDRLEIGLRPEHLRLVSASTPAPEGGLLLDGRVAFVEELGAESYVHVDLADGTRVIARAGRDAAASSDTARIAGDLGRALFFAPDGTRLRTAAGRTE, from the coding sequence ATGGCCTTCCTGGAAATCTCCTCGGTGACCAAGTCCTTCGGCACGGTGAACGTGCTGCAAGACGTCAACCTCGCGATCGAGCGCGGCGAGTTCGTCGTCTTCGTCGGCCCTTCGGGCTGCGGAAAATCGACGCTGCTGCGAATGATCACCGGCCTCGAGAACCCGACCTCCGGCACCATCGCCATCGAGGACGAGGTGGTGAACGATGTCGAGCCGGCCAAGCGCGGCACCGCGATGGTGTTCCAGTCCTATGCGCTCTACCCGCATATGACCGTCTTCCAGAACATGTCCTTCGGCCTGCGCATGGCCGGAAAGCCGAAGGACTTCATCGCCGGGCAGGTGCGGCAGGCGGCGGCGATCCTGCGCCTTGAAAAGCTCCTCGACCGCAAGCCCGCGCAACTGTCCGGCGGACAGAAGCAGCGCGTCGCCATCGGCCGCGCCATCGTGCGCGAGCCGCGCGTCTTCCTGTTCGATGAGCCGCTGTCCAACCTGGACGCCGAACTGCGCGTGCAGATGCGTGCCGAGCTGATGGAGCTGCACCGCCGTCTCGGCACCACCATGATCTATGTGACGCACGACCAGGTCGAGGCGATGACGCTGGCCGACAAGATGGTCGTGATGAACGGCGGCAAGATCCAGCAATCCGGCGCGCCACTCCGTCTCTACGACGATCCCGACAACCGCTTCGTCGCCGGTTTCGTCGGCTCCCCCAAGATGAATTTCCTGCCGGCCCGCGTCGCCGCCTCCGATGTGTCGTCAGTCAAGCTGGACGCGATCGGCGGCAGCGGCTCGGCGAGCCTTTCTTTCGCGGGGCTTCCTTCGCTCGACAGGCTCGAGATCGGGCTTCGTCCGGAGCATCTGAGGCTCGTCTCCGCGTCTACTCCCGCTCCCGAAGGCGGGCTGCTGCTCGACGGGCGCGTCGCCTTCGTCGAAGAGCTCGGTGCGGAATCCTATGTCCACGTCGATCTGGCCGATGGAACCCGCGTCATCGCGCGCGCCGGCCGCGACGCGGCGGCATCCTCCGACACGGCCCGGATCGCCGGAGATCTCGGCCGCGCGCTCTTCTTCGCTCCCGATGGAACACGGCTGCGCACTGCGGCTGGACGAACCGAATGA
- a CDS encoding N-acetylglucosamine kinase, protein MTLQTSQPNGSLIVGIDIGGTKTHLRAELAGVQDPARVNDHIVPSAQWRTRSWDDDAHRLLDMVDRLAAGMPVAAIGVGAHGCDDDEECQAFGRAFSALTEIPVSVVNDAELMPLALGLTGQIGVVAGTGSIAVCRPKGRAMISAGGWGWVVGDEGSAAGLVREAVRAVARYFDAGGEPDEPLAKALLHALDVPAIPRLGSALASLGGPAAIGAHAEAVFEAAAHGSELARRVIREGGQELAQLVMHLDARGAGASHVVAGGSVIVAQASLWQAFSDAVSERSSARITPHLFSGSPVEGACRLAATLAQSSSGELKRLAR, encoded by the coding sequence ATGACCTTACAGACCTCGCAGCCCAATGGTTCACTGATCGTCGGCATCGACATCGGTGGCACCAAGACACATCTTCGCGCCGAACTTGCCGGCGTGCAGGACCCCGCCCGGGTGAACGACCATATCGTGCCCAGCGCGCAGTGGCGCACCCGGAGCTGGGACGACGATGCGCATCGCCTGCTGGATATGGTCGACCGGCTTGCAGCGGGCATGCCGGTCGCCGCAATCGGCGTCGGCGCGCATGGTTGCGACGATGACGAGGAATGCCAGGCCTTCGGCCGCGCCTTCTCGGCATTGACCGAGATTCCTGTGTCCGTCGTGAACGACGCTGAACTGATGCCCCTGGCGCTCGGCTTGACCGGCCAGATCGGCGTGGTTGCCGGAACCGGCTCGATCGCCGTCTGCCGGCCGAAGGGGCGCGCGATGATCTCGGCGGGCGGCTGGGGCTGGGTCGTCGGCGACGAAGGCAGCGCGGCCGGGCTTGTGCGCGAAGCGGTGCGCGCCGTTGCCCGCTATTTCGATGCTGGCGGAGAGCCGGACGAGCCGTTGGCCAAGGCGCTTCTCCATGCGCTTGACGTCCCTGCCATACCCCGGCTCGGCAGCGCGCTTGCCTCCCTTGGCGGCCCGGCCGCCATCGGCGCCCATGCCGAAGCGGTCTTCGAAGCCGCCGCGCACGGCTCGGAACTCGCCCGGCGGGTTATTCGCGAAGGCGGACAGGAACTCGCCCAGCTCGTCATGCATCTCGATGCCCGCGGCGCAGGCGCCAGCCACGTCGTCGCGGGAGGCAGCGTCATCGTCGCGCAGGCCTCGCTCTGGCAGGCGTTCTCGGATGCGGTTTCCGAACGGTCTTCGGCGCGGATCACGCCGCATCTATTCAGCGGCAGTCCGGTCGAAGGCGCCTGCCGCCTCGCCGCGACCCTCGCCCAATCCTCGTCCGGCGAATTGAAGCGCCTCGCGCGCTGA
- a CDS encoding SIS domain-containing protein: protein MSYRSTIARQPEALADTYSAARDQLAGMDLKPLDRPVIGITGIGASFAAAVVGAGELQAKGRRAFAIRACDMAEGYDLVDTLVGLSHRGRSVETVLAHEKLPSAKRLAITNDPTSPLAQASDFHVTLNNGSDATPSSTGYTATLLAMGMAFQKMLGETDDVFAAIPDLSRHVLSAAALKMKRLGELFPQRRAIDCVGAGSSLGTADGASLLIREASRIPASAYDTRHYLHGPLESMDATTGVVIFGDGREVELAHQVEKIGCPVLLITTQAGISDGELLTVLTVPKQANQIAQGILNIFAAQLFAAELSDAAGLTDTKFRYRMSDTKVPVAA from the coding sequence ATGAGCTACCGTTCAACCATTGCGCGTCAACCCGAGGCATTGGCCGACACATATTCGGCCGCGCGCGATCAGCTCGCGGGAATGGACCTCAAGCCGCTCGACCGGCCGGTGATCGGCATCACCGGCATCGGCGCGAGCTTCGCGGCGGCCGTCGTCGGCGCAGGCGAACTGCAGGCGAAGGGCCGCCGCGCCTTCGCCATCCGTGCCTGCGACATGGCCGAGGGATACGATCTCGTCGACACGCTCGTCGGCCTGTCGCATCGCGGCCGCAGTGTCGAGACCGTGCTGGCGCACGAGAAGCTGCCTTCGGCAAAGCGTCTCGCGATTACCAATGATCCGACGAGCCCGCTCGCCCAGGCGTCGGACTTCCACGTGACGCTCAACAACGGCTCCGACGCCACGCCCTCCAGCACGGGCTACACGGCCACGCTTCTGGCGATGGGCATGGCGTTCCAGAAGATGCTCGGCGAGACGGACGATGTCTTTGCCGCCATCCCCGACCTGTCGCGGCACGTGCTCTCTGCCGCGGCCCTCAAGATGAAGCGGCTCGGCGAACTGTTCCCGCAGCGACGCGCCATCGACTGCGTTGGCGCGGGATCGTCCCTCGGCACCGCCGACGGCGCGTCGCTGCTGATCCGGGAGGCGTCGCGCATTCCGGCCTCCGCCTACGACACCCGCCACTATCTGCACGGACCGCTGGAATCGATGGATGCCACCACCGGCGTCGTCATCTTCGGCGACGGACGCGAGGTCGAGCTGGCGCATCAGGTCGAGAAGATCGGGTGTCCCGTCCTGCTGATCACCACCCAGGCCGGCATCTCGGACGGCGAGCTCCTGACGGTCCTGACAGTTCCGAAGCAGGCGAACCAGATTGCCCAGGGCATCCTGAACATCTTTGCCGCGCAATTGTTCGCGGCCGAGCTGTCCGACGCCGCCGGCCTCACCGACACCAAGTTCCGCTACCGTATGTCGGACACCAAGGTGCCGGTGGCCGCCTGA
- a CDS encoding RidA family protein, with the protein MNIANHDVAAGSPQDRLARLGIVIPPPPPPIANFLTHVREGNLLFLSGQGPRETDGHLHSGKVGADVSVAEAYAHARLTGINLIAVMQAALGDLRRVKRVIKLLGMVNGIADFADHPSVINGCSDLFIEVFGERGHHARSAVGMASLPGNITVEIEAVISILD; encoded by the coding sequence ATGAATATCGCCAATCACGATGTCGCGGCCGGGTCGCCACAAGATCGCCTTGCCCGGCTCGGCATCGTGATTCCGCCGCCGCCGCCACCGATCGCCAACTTCCTCACACATGTGAGGGAAGGCAACCTCTTGTTCCTCTCGGGACAGGGGCCGCGGGAAACCGACGGCCACCTGCACAGCGGCAAGGTCGGTGCGGACGTGTCGGTCGCCGAGGCCTATGCGCATGCACGCCTGACCGGGATCAACCTCATCGCCGTGATGCAGGCCGCGCTCGGCGACCTTCGGCGGGTCAAGCGCGTCATCAAGCTGTTGGGGATGGTCAACGGCATCGCCGACTTCGCCGATCACCCGAGCGTCATCAACGGCTGTTCCGACCTCTTCATCGAGGTTTTCGGGGAGCGAGGCCACCACGCCCGTTCGGCGGTTGGCATGGCCTCGCTCCCGGGCAACATCACGGTCGAGATCGAGGCGGTCATCTCGATTCTCGACTGA